One Opitutales bacterium DNA window includes the following coding sequences:
- the fabD gene encoding ACP S-malonyltransferase, whose translation MSFGLLFSGQGAQVVGMGLSLYKGSAMARSVYDLADQILGIELKEHCFYGPEAKLTETCVCQPALFVQGVATVEILKHLGKLEQPSCSLGLSLGELTAMHVAGVYDFETGLKLVAARGRLMQEACDSTEGGMAVLIGGSREKAFELAELADVDVANLNCPGQIVLSGEKKHIGTVLENAKGLGFKMAKELNVAGAYHSRLMQGAADAFADVLSPMKFETPDVPVYTNTTGKAISDPDEIKQALVKQITGSVYFEDCLINATKDTGETQFFECGPGAVLAGLAKRTDRSLDVKPLAEYVDISSKTGETRFIS comes from the coding sequence ATGTCTTTCGGTTTACTTTTCTCTGGCCAGGGCGCCCAAGTGGTGGGCATGGGTCTATCTCTTTACAAAGGTTCGGCCATGGCTCGTTCTGTATATGATCTGGCAGATCAGATACTTGGCATAGAGCTCAAAGAGCATTGTTTCTATGGTCCTGAAGCCAAGTTGACAGAGACCTGCGTGTGTCAGCCTGCTCTATTTGTTCAGGGCGTCGCCACGGTCGAAATTTTGAAGCACTTAGGAAAGCTCGAACAGCCTTCCTGCTCACTCGGTCTTTCTCTAGGCGAGCTGACAGCCATGCATGTGGCGGGGGTATATGATTTTGAAACAGGTCTCAAACTTGTCGCGGCGCGCGGCCGGCTCATGCAGGAAGCATGCGATTCTACGGAAGGTGGAATGGCTGTGTTGATTGGTGGGAGTCGCGAAAAAGCTTTTGAGCTGGCTGAGCTGGCTGATGTCGACGTGGCGAATTTGAATTGCCCAGGACAAATTGTTCTGTCCGGCGAAAAGAAACATATCGGCACAGTTTTGGAGAATGCAAAAGGCCTCGGATTCAAGATGGCTAAGGAACTCAATGTGGCGGGAGCCTATCATAGCCGTTTGATGCAAGGAGCCGCGGATGCGTTTGCAGATGTGCTTTCGCCTATGAAATTTGAGACGCCAGATGTACCTGTTTATACCAACACAACTGGTAAAGCCATCAGCGACCCAGACGAGATTAAGCAAGCGCTCGTGAAGCAAATTACGGGTTCCGTGTATTTTGAAGACTGCTTGATCAATGCGACCAAGGATACCGGCGAAACGCAGTTTTTTGAATGTGGCCCTGGGGCTGTTTTGGCAGGTTTAGCTAAGCGCACTGATCGCAGCCTGGACGTCAAGCCGCTGGCGGAATACGTGGATATCTCTTCCAAAACTGGAGAGACCCGCTTTATTTCCTGA
- a CDS encoding SDR family oxidoreductase has translation MAKFRHVVITGVSRGIGAALLKYFSGQGAFVSGCSSSSNMDEGTLEHAEISQVDIRSRIAVERWAKEVLSTHGAPDLLVNNASIGMKHGPFHTLDLRTIEDLLNVNYAGTIRVTHAFLRAMIDAGGGIIATLTTPPKGIPSKEIVPYAASKYGSNGFTQTLVGEKLPGITCVDIFPGILNTTLTRNSYGKKAERLPTPETWIEKAGPFFESLGPEHNGQHLSV, from the coding sequence ATGGCAAAATTTAGGCATGTGGTAATCACTGGAGTCAGTCGCGGAATCGGAGCGGCACTTCTCAAATATTTCTCCGGCCAGGGAGCCTTTGTATCGGGATGTTCATCGAGCTCAAATATGGACGAAGGAACTCTAGAGCACGCTGAGATATCTCAAGTAGACATACGTTCTCGCATCGCAGTTGAGCGCTGGGCGAAGGAGGTTTTGTCAACACACGGAGCACCAGATCTACTGGTTAATAACGCCTCGATCGGCATGAAGCATGGACCGTTTCACACCCTTGATCTGAGGACCATCGAAGATCTATTAAATGTCAACTACGCTGGTACCATCCGCGTCACCCATGCTTTCCTACGCGCCATGATCGATGCCGGGGGTGGCATCATTGCGACGTTGACCACGCCTCCCAAGGGAATCCCGAGCAAAGAGATCGTCCCTTACGCCGCGAGTAAATATGGATCCAACGGCTTCACCCAAACTTTGGTCGGAGAAAAGCTACCTGGAATCACGTGCGTCGATATTTTTCCGGGCATCCTCAACACTACCCTCACACGCAACAGCTATGGCAAAAAGGCAGAGCGCCTCCCTACTCCGGAAACCTGGATTGAGAAAGCAGGACCGTTTTTCGAAAGTCTAGGCCCAGAGCACAATGGCCAACATCTGAGTGTGTGA
- the trpB gene encoding tryptophan synthase subunit beta: protein MAYATDLPPSITQESKTELPDSRGHFGPYGGMYVPETLMTPLYELEKAYREARQDPTFQEALVGLLKDFVGRPSPLYFADRLTEYCGGAKIYLKREDLLHTGAHKINNALGQALLAKRMGKKRIIAETGAGQHGIATAAMCAKMGFECIVYMGAEDMRRQALNVFRMRLCGAEVKGVEAGQKTLKEAVNEAMRDWVTNVDHSHYILGSALGAHPYPMMVRDFHRIIGEETRKQIIEKEGRLPDEMAACVGGGSNAIGFFFEFLEESGVRLTGVEAGGHAIESGKHAARFAEGKLGVLQGAKTWILQNGEGQIDLTHSVSAGLDYAAVGPEHAYYKDLDRIDYGYATDAEALEAFQTLSRIEGIIPALESSHGIAYTLRRAAEMSPDQIIVCNLSGRGDKDVQEVARLTEGLDL, encoded by the coding sequence ATGGCCTACGCAACTGACCTCCCACCTTCCATCACACAAGAAAGTAAAACTGAACTTCCAGACTCGCGTGGTCATTTCGGACCTTATGGCGGCATGTATGTCCCAGAGACCCTGATGACCCCACTATATGAGTTGGAAAAAGCTTATCGCGAGGCGCGCCAAGATCCGACATTTCAGGAGGCTTTAGTCGGCTTACTCAAGGACTTCGTCGGACGTCCGTCGCCCTTGTATTTCGCTGATCGCCTCACCGAGTATTGTGGGGGCGCTAAAATTTATCTCAAACGAGAAGACCTGCTACATACGGGCGCACACAAGATAAATAACGCCCTTGGCCAGGCCCTTTTGGCTAAGCGTATGGGTAAAAAACGCATCATCGCTGAAACCGGGGCAGGTCAGCACGGTATCGCCACAGCGGCAATGTGTGCTAAAATGGGTTTTGAATGCATTGTTTATATGGGCGCGGAAGACATGCGGCGCCAGGCACTCAATGTGTTCCGCATGCGCTTGTGCGGGGCGGAGGTAAAAGGCGTTGAGGCTGGCCAGAAGACACTGAAAGAAGCGGTCAACGAAGCCATGCGAGACTGGGTGACGAACGTAGATCATTCGCATTACATCCTGGGTTCGGCGCTCGGGGCTCACCCATATCCCATGATGGTGCGCGATTTCCACCGGATCATCGGCGAAGAAACACGAAAGCAAATTATCGAAAAAGAGGGACGTCTGCCCGATGAGATGGCAGCTTGTGTCGGGGGTGGTTCGAATGCTATCGGCTTCTTTTTTGAGTTCCTCGAAGAGAGTGGGGTTCGCCTCACGGGCGTTGAGGCAGGGGGACACGCAATCGAATCGGGCAAGCATGCGGCCCGTTTTGCTGAGGGAAAACTTGGAGTTCTACAGGGTGCTAAGACATGGATTTTGCAGAATGGAGAGGGTCAGATTGATTTGACACACTCCGTCTCAGCTGGCCTCGACTATGCCGCCGTCGGGCCCGAGCACGCATATTATAAAGATCTCGACCGCATCGACTACGGATATGCCACCGACGCCGAAGCGCTCGAAGCCTTCCAGACTCTATCACGAATCGAAGGTATCATACCCGCACTAGAGAGCTCACATGGTATCGCCTACACGCTTCGACGCGCTGCAGAGATGAGCCCGGACCAAATCATCGTCTGCAACCTCAGCGGTCGGGGTGATAAAGACGTCCAGGAAGTCGCGCGTCTGACTGAAGGGTTGGATCTTTAG
- a CDS encoding SpoIIE family protein phosphatase, with amino-acid sequence MPELVIAVVAALMAAYCIWKLRSEKSKLSSAENEIGLLRQERSIVINFMHNMVEALGEGVQSEELYENITHAAIQSTGALSAAVFKNIEDREMRCAAIEGLFPPHRPLPEEVMGNIRTRAKFVEKILRSETFPIGEGVVGGVAQTRKGVLVKDALSDGRIFQHSDEALKVYSVVAVPILFREELLGVLCVANPANREPFTEVDFSLIENLAEQAGLALHNARNVHSLLEKNKLDVDLALAANIQHLLLPRKFPDVPGLDIAVTYLLAQKVGGDLYNVFKLSEHRIGIAIADVSGKGIPGSLMMAITQTHLRHYALTLDSPRDVLLSINQELMDAGIRKEMFITFVYAIIDTKKAELSLARAGHELPVLARSQKDGTVEVERLDSSGMALGMVDNRIFSRTLKDISVPFHPGDAFFLYTDGITEAANKDGKEFSYSRLADILEENLSMSATELNRSILDQVERFSGRTDYDDDLTMITIKCADAAAATEIAPVSDESKA; translated from the coding sequence ATGCCTGAATTGGTGATAGCGGTCGTGGCGGCTTTGATGGCTGCCTATTGCATATGGAAGCTTCGAAGCGAGAAAAGTAAGCTATCCTCCGCCGAAAATGAGATCGGTCTGCTCCGGCAAGAACGTAGCATCGTCATCAATTTTATGCACAACATGGTCGAAGCTCTCGGCGAGGGCGTTCAGAGTGAGGAGCTTTACGAGAATATCACGCATGCGGCGATTCAGTCTACGGGGGCGCTATCGGCGGCAGTTTTTAAGAATATCGAAGATCGAGAGATGCGTTGTGCGGCCATTGAAGGATTGTTTCCTCCGCATCGTCCGTTGCCCGAAGAAGTTATGGGCAATATTCGAACACGGGCTAAGTTTGTAGAGAAGATCTTACGCTCTGAAACCTTTCCAATCGGAGAGGGAGTTGTCGGAGGAGTTGCCCAAACTCGAAAGGGTGTCCTTGTAAAAGATGCACTTTCAGACGGACGCATTTTTCAACATTCAGACGAAGCACTCAAGGTCTACTCAGTCGTAGCTGTGCCAATACTATTTCGAGAGGAACTCTTGGGGGTCCTTTGCGTTGCGAATCCAGCAAATAGGGAGCCGTTCACGGAGGTCGATTTTTCTCTTATTGAGAACCTCGCTGAACAGGCAGGCCTCGCACTCCACAACGCGCGCAATGTTCACTCGCTGCTTGAGAAAAATAAGTTGGACGTAGATCTCGCCCTGGCAGCGAATATCCAGCACCTGCTACTTCCTCGCAAATTCCCTGATGTTCCCGGACTCGATATAGCCGTGACGTATCTCTTGGCCCAAAAAGTAGGGGGAGACCTCTATAATGTTTTCAAGCTGAGCGAACATCGTATTGGAATCGCGATAGCCGATGTTTCGGGCAAAGGCATACCTGGCTCATTAATGATGGCCATTACTCAGACACACCTCAGGCACTATGCGCTCACTTTGGATTCACCGCGTGACGTGCTACTGTCGATTAATCAAGAATTGATGGATGCGGGCATTCGTAAGGAAATGTTTATTACATTTGTCTATGCGATCATAGATACAAAAAAAGCTGAGCTCAGCCTTGCGCGTGCAGGTCATGAGTTGCCAGTTCTGGCCCGGAGTCAGAAAGATGGAACAGTAGAGGTAGAGCGACTGGACTCTTCTGGTATGGCCTTGGGCATGGTCGATAACCGCATATTCTCTCGAACTCTCAAGGACATCTCCGTGCCTTTCCACCCGGGGGATGCATTCTTTCTTTACACGGACGGAATCACTGAGGCGGCGAATAAAGATGGCAAAGAATTTTCTTATTCGCGGCTCGCGGATATACTTGAGGAAAACCTAAGTATGTCGGCTACTGAATTGAATCGATCTATCCTCGATCAAGTGGAGCGCTTCAGTGGACGGACAGACTACGACGACGATTTGACAATGATTACTATAAAGTGCGCCGACGCTGCGGCAGCGACCGAGATTGCTCCCGTATCCGACGAATCCAAAGCTTGA
- a CDS encoding STAS domain-containing protein — MPTQPTTFFVNAYKDPVIVRIKGRADYMNSQPLSDFFTQMLGGGKHRFVVDFQDCTTVDSTFLGILASAAIEVEESSSEHCLVITRLGDRHWELVHNLGLDHILTVDRNGNKAPDEKDLEHCSEVQTGTTCSQDTILKAHEALVEADEENFSKFQDVIAFLKNQVDDT; from the coding sequence ATGCCGACACAGCCGACAACTTTTTTTGTCAACGCCTACAAAGATCCGGTGATCGTTCGGATTAAAGGACGCGCTGACTATATGAATTCCCAGCCATTGTCTGATTTTTTCACTCAGATGCTCGGCGGTGGGAAACACCGATTCGTTGTCGACTTTCAAGACTGCACGACAGTCGACAGCACTTTCCTGGGGATTTTGGCTAGTGCGGCCATCGAAGTAGAGGAATCGAGTTCAGAGCACTGTTTGGTAATCACCCGACTCGGTGATCGTCACTGGGAGCTCGTTCATAACTTAGGGCTGGATCACATTCTCACCGTGGATCGAAATGGCAATAAAGCTCCCGATGAGAAGGATTTGGAACATTGCTCCGAGGTACAAACCGGCACGACTTGCAGTCAAGATACGATCTTGAAGGCGCACGAAGCTTTAGTCGAAGCAGACGAGGAGAATTTTTCAAAGTTTCAGGACGTGATTGCTTTCCTGAAGAATCAGGTTGATGACACCTGA
- the acnA gene encoding aconitate hydratase AcnA: protein MSDLGNPFNSLRDFTSESSGKSGKIYSLPALEEAGLGAISRLPVSIRVVLEAVLRNCDGVRVTEADVRELAGYKATDPSPKEIPFVVSRIVLQDFTGVPLLVDLAAMRDAVESVGADPSLIEPLVPVDLVVDHSVQVDVSGSAASYERNLQIEFARNKERYEFLKWGQQAFETFSVVPPAIGIVHQVNLEYLARVVFEKEVAGETVFYPDTLVGTDSHTTMINGIGIVGWGVGGIEAEAGMLGQPIAFQTPEVIGVNLSGELLEGVTATDLTLKITQMLREEKVVGKFVEFFGEGAEKLTLADRATIANMAPEYGATMGFFPVDEKSLDYLRATGRSEEQIALVRDYLSAQGIFGIPKAGSVDYSKELSLDMATVKPSVAGPKRPQDRIEVDALKQTFNSLFEMPVAEGGFGKAPSDRDVKVPVDYEDAGGVAVAEEAKIGHGSVLIAAITSCTNTSNPSVMIAAGLVAKRAVELGLTVPSYVKTSLAPGSRVVTDYLEETGLQTYLDQIGFNLVGYGCTTCIGNSGPLDAEIETAIKEGDLVAASVLSGNRNFEARVHAAIRSNFLMSPPLVVAYALAGRVDIDLSADPIGTSEAGNPVFLKDLWPSNEEIENAIVAGIKPEMFNDKYGSIDEANPQWNAINAPTGGKYAWTDASTYIQCPPFFENFGMEANTIADFESLRPLLILGDSVTTDHISPAGAIKDDGPAGRFLNEKGIEKKDFNSFGSRRGNDRIMTRGTFANVRIKNLMADGKEGGYTKLMPEGDVVDIYDACQTYAERAEGLIVFGGVDYGMGSSRDWAAKGTNLLGVKAVVSKSFERIHRSNLIGMGVLPLNFKEGEDAETLGLDGTETFSLKGLSDELKPGQMITLEISRADGSQTTTELKVRIDTSIEVEYYRHGGILQYVLRNIVRGA from the coding sequence ATGAGCGACTTAGGTAACCCATTCAACAGTCTTCGCGACTTTACCAGTGAATCCTCTGGAAAGTCCGGAAAAATTTATTCTTTGCCAGCCCTTGAAGAAGCGGGCCTTGGAGCTATCTCTCGCCTTCCGGTAAGTATACGCGTTGTCCTTGAGGCGGTGTTGCGTAACTGTGATGGAGTGCGGGTGACCGAAGCAGATGTCCGCGAGCTGGCTGGTTACAAAGCCACTGACCCGTCTCCGAAAGAAATCCCTTTCGTCGTATCGAGAATTGTTCTCCAGGACTTCACCGGAGTGCCCCTCCTCGTGGACCTTGCGGCGATGCGGGATGCTGTGGAGAGTGTCGGAGCGGATCCAAGCCTGATTGAGCCTCTGGTGCCTGTCGACCTGGTGGTCGATCACTCTGTGCAAGTCGATGTATCTGGTAGCGCTGCGTCATACGAGCGTAACTTGCAAATCGAGTTTGCTCGGAATAAGGAGCGTTATGAGTTCCTGAAGTGGGGACAGCAGGCCTTTGAGACATTCAGCGTCGTGCCGCCAGCAATCGGTATTGTTCACCAAGTTAATCTCGAATACCTGGCCCGCGTTGTCTTCGAGAAGGAGGTCGCGGGTGAAACTGTCTTCTACCCCGATACTTTGGTCGGGACAGATTCTCACACTACGATGATCAACGGTATTGGCATTGTCGGTTGGGGAGTCGGGGGTATTGAAGCTGAAGCTGGCATGTTGGGTCAACCTATTGCTTTCCAGACTCCTGAGGTGATCGGCGTGAATCTTTCAGGTGAGTTACTTGAGGGGGTCACTGCGACCGACCTGACTCTCAAAATTACCCAGATGCTTCGCGAAGAGAAAGTAGTGGGTAAGTTTGTAGAGTTTTTCGGAGAAGGCGCAGAAAAACTGACCTTGGCCGATCGCGCTACTATTGCAAACATGGCTCCTGAGTATGGGGCCACGATGGGATTCTTTCCAGTGGATGAGAAGTCTCTCGATTATCTCCGTGCGACCGGTCGTTCTGAGGAGCAAATCGCCTTAGTCCGCGACTATCTGAGCGCTCAGGGCATATTTGGAATTCCGAAAGCAGGTTCTGTTGATTATTCTAAAGAACTCTCGCTTGATATGGCTACGGTCAAACCTTCGGTAGCTGGGCCCAAGCGTCCTCAAGATCGCATTGAGGTCGATGCTCTCAAGCAGACATTCAACAGCCTGTTTGAAATGCCCGTTGCGGAGGGTGGTTTTGGTAAAGCTCCTTCGGATCGCGATGTAAAAGTGCCTGTTGATTATGAAGACGCAGGTGGTGTCGCCGTAGCGGAAGAAGCTAAGATTGGCCATGGATCTGTTCTTATTGCTGCGATTACTAGTTGCACAAATACTTCAAACCCTTCGGTGATGATTGCAGCAGGGCTCGTTGCTAAGCGGGCTGTGGAGCTTGGATTGACAGTGCCTAGTTACGTCAAGACCTCGTTAGCTCCAGGCTCACGTGTGGTGACGGACTATCTCGAAGAAACAGGGCTCCAGACTTATTTAGATCAAATCGGCTTCAATCTAGTGGGCTATGGCTGCACTACTTGCATTGGCAATTCGGGTCCCTTAGATGCCGAGATCGAGACAGCTATCAAGGAGGGTGATCTCGTAGCAGCTTCCGTCCTTTCAGGTAACCGGAACTTTGAGGCGCGAGTGCACGCTGCGATCCGTTCGAATTTCCTTATGTCACCTCCATTGGTTGTGGCATATGCCCTGGCTGGTCGCGTGGACATTGACCTGAGTGCCGACCCCATCGGTACTTCTGAGGCAGGTAATCCCGTCTTTCTCAAGGATCTTTGGCCCAGCAATGAAGAGATTGAGAATGCCATTGTCGCTGGCATCAAGCCCGAGATGTTTAATGATAAATACGGCTCCATCGATGAGGCGAACCCGCAGTGGAATGCCATCAATGCGCCAACCGGTGGAAAGTATGCGTGGACTGATGCTTCAACTTATATCCAATGCCCCCCATTTTTTGAAAATTTCGGCATGGAAGCAAATACCATTGCTGATTTTGAGTCGCTCCGCCCACTGCTTATTCTTGGAGACTCTGTGACTACCGACCATATTTCACCCGCTGGAGCCATAAAGGATGATGGGCCCGCGGGTCGTTTCCTCAATGAAAAGGGCATCGAGAAAAAAGACTTCAACTCTTTTGGTTCCCGGCGTGGAAATGACCGTATCATGACCCGTGGCACTTTCGCCAATGTGCGAATAAAGAACCTGATGGCAGATGGCAAAGAGGGCGGTTACACAAAACTCATGCCCGAGGGTGACGTCGTCGATATCTATGATGCCTGTCAGACATACGCTGAGCGCGCTGAGGGATTAATTGTCTTTGGCGGAGTGGATTATGGCATGGGATCATCGCGAGACTGGGCAGCCAAGGGAACCAATCTCCTCGGCGTCAAGGCGGTCGTCTCAAAATCCTTTGAACGCATTCACCGCTCAAACCTAATCGGTATGGGTGTGCTGCCACTCAACTTTAAGGAAGGCGAGGACGCAGAGACACTCGGTCTAGATGGTACGGAAACATTTTCACTTAAAGGGCTGTCTGATGAATTAAAACCGGGCCAAATGATAACACTCGAGATTTCTCGGGCAGATGGCAGTCAAACAACCACAGAACTCAAGGTGCGCATCGATACCTCAATCGAGGTAGAATACTACCGACACGGTGGAATTCTACAATACGTCCTTCGCAACATCGTCCGCGGAGCCTAA
- a CDS encoding redoxin domain-containing protein gives MKLSIGDTAPDFSLRYKNETGFQSVTLSSHFGKGPVVLLFFPLAFTSVCLEEMCIVRDDFSSYTDLDASVYGISVDSPFTLEVMAQRDDIPFPLLSDFNKDVSTAYGSIYDEFIGLSGVSKRSAFVVDSDGKIAYASVSDDAHVLPDFSAIKAALS, from the coding sequence ATGAAACTATCTATTGGGGATACCGCTCCCGACTTCTCTCTAAGATACAAAAATGAAACGGGCTTTCAGTCTGTTACTCTCAGCAGCCACTTTGGAAAAGGTCCGGTCGTATTACTCTTTTTCCCACTGGCCTTTACCAGTGTTTGCTTAGAGGAAATGTGTATTGTTCGCGATGATTTTTCCAGCTACACGGATCTAGATGCTAGTGTTTATGGCATCAGTGTAGATAGCCCGTTCACCCTGGAAGTGATGGCTCAGAGAGACGATATTCCATTTCCGCTTTTGAGCGATTTCAATAAGGATGTATCCACGGCTTATGGATCCATTTATGACGAATTTATCGGCCTCTCTGGTGTATCTAAGCGGAGTGCATTTGTGGTCGATTCTGACGGGAAAATTGCCTACGCCTCCGTCAGTGACGATGCCCATGTTCTACCAGATTTTTCAGCAATAAAAGCAGCCTTAAGCTAG
- a CDS encoding inositol monophosphatase family protein produces MDDFWKFTEYLVSVSAEAIMPYWDQADLEVIEKQDDTPVTRADRGAEAAMRKVINERYPEHGIIGEEYGEENSDAEYVWVLDPIDGTLSFTHHVPLFGTLVCLKHRGVPVLGAINQPVLNKCVIGDGEKTVLNGKKQVYCSTEPELSRATLLTTDPRAATKYHPKSKFSSLVDGVRTYRTWGDAFGYLAVATGGAEIMVDPIANEWDFAGHIPIIRGAGGAITDWYGNDPLGADSVIAANPHLHGEVLKRLHDK; encoded by the coding sequence ATGGATGATTTCTGGAAATTTACCGAGTATTTGGTATCTGTAAGTGCCGAAGCAATTATGCCTTATTGGGATCAAGCAGATCTCGAGGTGATTGAGAAACAGGATGACACACCAGTAACACGAGCTGATCGGGGTGCCGAAGCAGCCATGCGTAAAGTGATCAACGAGCGTTATCCAGAGCATGGCATTATTGGCGAAGAGTATGGGGAGGAAAACTCTGATGCGGAGTATGTCTGGGTGCTGGATCCGATAGATGGAACACTTTCATTTACTCACCATGTGCCCCTTTTTGGGACTCTGGTCTGTTTAAAACATCGCGGCGTTCCGGTTCTAGGTGCGATCAATCAGCCTGTTCTCAATAAATGCGTGATCGGTGACGGCGAGAAGACGGTCTTGAATGGAAAGAAACAGGTTTATTGCTCGACAGAACCTGAGCTATCTAGAGCAACGCTCCTCACTACTGATCCGCGAGCTGCGACCAAGTATCATCCAAAGTCCAAGTTCTCTTCGCTAGTCGATGGAGTGCGTACGTATCGAACTTGGGGGGATGCATTCGGTTACCTCGCTGTTGCGACTGGGGGCGCGGAGATCATGGTAGATCCGATAGCTAATGAATGGGATTTTGCAGGGCATATCCCGATTATAAGGGGAGCAGGGGGCGCGATCACTGATTGGTATGGGAATGACCCTTTAGGAGCGGATTCTGTCATCGCAGCCAACCCGCATCTACATGGAGAGGTCTTGAAGCGTCTCCATGATAAGTAG
- the amt gene encoding ammonium transporter: MRLSPSVSIILKTLLSFTAFFAAHALFGVEDPTPPTEKSFDEYMGNLSREYSFFTVSNLWLLVSAALVFMMHLGFASLESGLTQSKNTVNIIYKNVFIISAGLVTYAVWGFNAMYPSENFNGFFHVGGWIGVDSEKFYEVMTTRSGAYYTFWTDFIFQAMFAATAASIVSGAVAERIKLHSFMIFTVLLVGIGYPMAGSWTWGDGGWLAEKGFHDFAGSSVVHAFGGYAALAAVLLLGPRRGKYLANGKMRPIVGHSMPMAAVGAFLLWFGWFGFNGGSVLSADPQMVGRVFVTTALSGAAGAIGCMITCFIVLKKPDLSMALNGILAGLVGITAGADVIEPGWALLVGFISGIIVVFAVVFFDKLKLDDPVGAISVHGVCGSWGTLAVGIWGGGEFIWQLVGCLSYAIGAFVISFVFFFLLKITLGVRVDEEEELEGLDISEHGQEAYPEFQIRS, translated from the coding sequence ATGCGTCTATCTCCCTCAGTATCTATCATCTTGAAGACTCTCTTGTCTTTTACGGCATTTTTTGCCGCGCACGCTCTCTTTGGGGTCGAAGATCCTACGCCGCCGACGGAAAAGAGTTTTGACGAGTACATGGGTAACTTGAGTCGGGAATACTCATTCTTCACGGTGAGTAATCTATGGTTGTTGGTCTCAGCAGCCCTAGTGTTTATGATGCACTTAGGTTTTGCCTCACTCGAGTCGGGCCTCACTCAAAGCAAAAACACGGTCAACATCATCTACAAGAACGTGTTTATCATCTCAGCCGGACTGGTCACTTACGCCGTGTGGGGATTCAATGCGATGTATCCGTCAGAGAATTTTAACGGGTTCTTTCATGTAGGCGGTTGGATCGGTGTAGACTCCGAGAAATTCTATGAGGTCATGACCACGCGCTCGGGAGCTTACTACACGTTTTGGACTGATTTTATTTTCCAAGCTATGTTTGCGGCTACGGCCGCTTCAATCGTGTCGGGTGCGGTAGCCGAGCGTATTAAGCTACATAGCTTTATGATCTTTACGGTCCTATTGGTCGGTATCGGTTACCCGATGGCAGGGTCGTGGACCTGGGGTGACGGAGGATGGCTCGCGGAGAAAGGCTTCCACGATTTCGCCGGTTCATCAGTGGTTCATGCTTTTGGGGGTTATGCGGCCTTGGCAGCAGTGTTACTTCTGGGGCCGAGACGGGGGAAATACCTGGCGAATGGCAAGATGCGACCTATTGTTGGACACTCGATGCCGATGGCAGCAGTCGGTGCCTTCTTACTTTGGTTTGGATGGTTTGGCTTTAACGGGGGCTCTGTGTTGAGTGCCGACCCCCAAATGGTAGGGCGCGTCTTCGTTACGACCGCATTATCCGGTGCAGCGGGAGCAATTGGCTGTATGATAACCTGTTTTATCGTGTTAAAGAAACCGGATCTTTCTATGGCGCTCAATGGTATCTTGGCAGGACTGGTAGGTATCACTGCTGGCGCTGATGTGATCGAACCGGGTTGGGCGTTACTGGTTGGATTTATATCAGGAATTATCGTCGTGTTTGCGGTAGTTTTCTTTGATAAGCTGAAACTTGATGATCCGGTGGGTGCGATATCGGTCCATGGCGTTTGTGGTAGCTGGGGAACCCTTGCAGTCGGCATCTGGGGAGGTGGTGAGTTTATCTGGCAACTGGTTGGGTGTCTCTCTTATGCGATTGGTGCCTTCGTCATTTCTTTTGTTTTCTTTTTTCTATTGAAAATTACTCTTGGAGTGAGGGTGGATGAAGAGGAAGAGTTGGAAGGCCTCGATATCAGCGAGCATGGCCAAGAGGCATACCCCGAGTTTCAAATCCGTTCGTGA